One Papaver somniferum cultivar HN1 chromosome 10, ASM357369v1, whole genome shotgun sequence genomic window carries:
- the LOC113316315 gene encoding uncharacterized protein LOC113316315, translating into MYPELIEVTDEEAGRNLLHLAAEYRHESIIDLLKSSSTNSKRNLDMLVVGIDKGGNSPLHAAAKLGTHKPWHVRGAAQWMQRECVWFQRVKCLLPPHVLIMKNCNNQYAYQVFTETHRDLREKGERWLKEASNVCLFISALIATVMFASAFTTPGGNDSHSGRPVLLKNQDFVPFLHYAGLSLFFSLISLGLFFSIHTAPFDEYEFFLRFPLRVVFAATALVNSVTFTVCGFFQTWMLISGWTFPLGLLCFDIGLASVGVVFIAELYADIIVGFIC; encoded by the exons ATGTATCCAGAGTTAATTGAAGTGACAGATGAAGAAGCTGGAAGAAATTTGTTGCACTTAGCCGCGGAGTATAGACATGAGTCCATAATAGACTTGTTGAAGTCATCGTCAACTAATTCAAAGAGGAACTTGGACATGTTGGTCGTGGGAATTGATAAAGGTGGTAATTCCCCACTTCACGCTGCTGCTAAGCTTGGAACACATAAACCGTGGCACGTCCGCGGAGCAGCACAATGGATGCAGCGGGAATGTGTTTGGTTTCAG CGCGTAAAATGTCTACTTCCGCCACATGTGTTGATTATGAAGAATTGCAATAACCAATATGCTTACCAAGTATTCACTGAAACTCATAGAGATCTAAGAGAAAAAGGTGAGAGATggttaaaagaagcatcaaatgTTTGTCTGTTTATATCGGCTCTAATAGCAACTGTGATGTTTGCATCCGCCTTCACTACACCAGGTGGAAACGACTCACATTCAGGTCGTCCAGTCTTACTCAAGAACCAAGATTTTGTACCATTTCTTCATTACGCAGGTTTATCTTTGTTCTTTTCTCTTATATCTTTGGGTCTGTTTTTCTCCATCCATACCGCTCCCTTTGACGAATACGAATTCTTTTTACGGTTTCCTTTAAGGGTGGTGTTTGCTGCAACTGCTTTAGTCAATTCCGTTACTTTCACGGTTTGTGGGTTCTTCCAAACGTGGATGCTTATAAGTGGCTGGACATTCCCTTTAGGCCTGCTTTGCTTTGATATTGGATTAGCTTCTGTTGGGGTTGTCTTCATTGCTGAATTATACGCGGACATCATCGTGGGCTTTATCTGTTAG